The following proteins are co-located in the Streptomyces sp. DT2A-34 genome:
- a CDS encoding phosphatase PAP2 family protein translates to MAGLAESGSNPDVELLFDINGLAKDAPRWFDRVMEYVGEYGLLLALILLAVWCWWSVRRRGEEDAASSVAALVWAPLAAGIAVLVNVPIRGFVERPRPFNDHQGLEVLVSGKTDYSFVSDHATIAMALGVGLFVANRKFGLAGVGLALLEGFCRVYMGVHYPTDVVGGFALGTAVVLLLSPLAMALLTPVMSAIERSPRGGWLIRSRGLSRVGGQDALIPGARKESAGAEERDLAA, encoded by the coding sequence ATGGCTGGACTCGCAGAATCCGGGTCGAACCCCGACGTCGAGCTGCTCTTCGACATCAATGGCCTGGCCAAGGACGCGCCGCGCTGGTTCGACCGGGTCATGGAGTACGTCGGTGAGTACGGGCTGCTGCTCGCCCTGATCCTGCTCGCGGTGTGGTGCTGGTGGTCCGTGCGGCGGCGGGGCGAGGAGGACGCCGCCTCGTCGGTGGCCGCGCTCGTGTGGGCGCCGCTGGCCGCCGGTATCGCGGTGCTCGTGAATGTGCCCATACGCGGGTTCGTCGAGCGGCCGCGGCCGTTCAACGACCATCAAGGGCTCGAAGTCCTGGTGTCCGGCAAGACGGACTACTCGTTCGTGAGTGATCACGCGACGATCGCCATGGCCCTGGGAGTCGGGCTGTTCGTCGCGAACCGGAAGTTCGGGCTGGCCGGGGTCGGGCTCGCGCTTCTCGAAGGGTTCTGCCGGGTCTATATGGGCGTGCACTATCCGACCGACGTCGTGGGCGGGTTCGCGCTCGGTACGGCTGTCGTGCTGCTGCTGTCGCCGTTGGCCATGGCTCTGCTGACGCCCGTGATGTCCGCGATCGAGCGGTCGCCGAGGGGTGGGTGGCTGATCAGGTCGCGGGGGTTGTCCCGGGTGGGTGGGCAGGACGCGTTGATTCCGGGGGCTCGGAAGGAGTCGGCGGGGGCTGAGGAGCGGGATCTTGCGGCTTAG
- a CDS encoding FAD-binding oxidoreductase gives MERRTFIGGGAAALTALAATACESNSDTGAAATSTSRGTDTRTQTTATRSTPASARASASAPANWTALAQDLDGPLIRPGDTDWKSAHQLYNTRFDALKPAAVAYVAHPDDVRTTLAYARAHNLHVAIRNGGHSYAGWSSGNNRLIIDVSKLNRIRASGNTAVVGAGSKLIDVYRALAAKGVTIPAGSCPTVGVSGLTLGGGHGVTSRAYGLTCDSLTQATLITADGKQLTANATTHKDLFWALRGAGNGNFGVVTELHFKTHPAPQAVTAFMTWPWSKAAALIKAWQEWGPTQPDEIWSALSISNHAGGTPTISVAAFSLGTYGELQNAVNRLADRPGGPGPATNVALKRRSYEASMELYAGCSSFTTDAQCHLPGSTPGRSPQGALGRETYTAKSDFFDRSLSSTGIHTLLKQMESVRGGSGSIALTALGGAVNRVSPTATAFVHRRSRMLAQYIAAWRAGTTGSTAQAWLKSAHDAMRPYASGAAYQNYTDPTLRDWRKAYYGDAATRLTKLKKQYDPQGFFTHPQAL, from the coding sequence ATGGAACGGCGTACCTTCATCGGCGGCGGCGCAGCAGCCCTCACCGCCCTGGCAGCAACCGCCTGCGAGAGCAACTCAGACACAGGCGCAGCCGCCACAAGCACAAGCCGAGGCACAGACACCCGCACACAAACCACCGCCACCCGATCCACCCCCGCCTCCGCCCGCGCCTCCGCCTCCGCCCCCGCCAACTGGACCGCCCTCGCCCAAGACCTCGACGGCCCCCTCATCCGCCCGGGCGACACTGACTGGAAGTCAGCCCACCAGCTCTACAACACCCGCTTCGACGCCCTGAAGCCCGCCGCAGTCGCCTACGTAGCCCACCCCGACGATGTCCGCACCACCCTCGCCTACGCCCGAGCCCACAACCTCCACGTAGCCATCCGCAACGGCGGCCACTCCTACGCCGGCTGGTCCTCCGGCAACAACCGCCTGATCATCGACGTCTCCAAGCTCAACCGCATCCGAGCCTCGGGCAACACCGCAGTAGTCGGCGCCGGCTCCAAACTCATCGACGTCTACCGAGCCCTCGCCGCGAAGGGCGTCACCATCCCCGCCGGCTCCTGCCCCACCGTCGGCGTCTCCGGCCTCACCCTCGGCGGCGGCCACGGCGTGACCTCCCGCGCCTACGGCCTGACCTGCGACAGCCTCACCCAGGCCACCCTGATCACCGCCGACGGCAAGCAGCTCACCGCCAACGCCACCACCCACAAGGACCTCTTCTGGGCCCTGCGAGGCGCCGGCAACGGCAACTTCGGCGTCGTGACGGAACTGCACTTCAAGACCCACCCCGCCCCCCAGGCCGTAACGGCGTTCATGACCTGGCCGTGGTCGAAGGCGGCCGCGCTGATCAAGGCCTGGCAGGAGTGGGGCCCGACCCAGCCCGACGAGATCTGGTCGGCCCTGAGCATCTCGAACCACGCGGGCGGCACCCCCACCATCTCCGTCGCCGCGTTCTCCCTGGGCACCTACGGCGAACTCCAGAACGCGGTGAACCGCCTGGCCGACCGCCCCGGCGGCCCCGGCCCCGCGACCAACGTCGCCCTCAAGCGCCGTTCGTACGAGGCGTCGATGGAGCTCTACGCGGGCTGTTCCTCCTTCACCACGGACGCGCAGTGCCACCTCCCCGGCTCCACCCCGGGCCGCTCCCCCCAGGGCGCGCTGGGCCGCGAAACGTACACGGCGAAGTCGGACTTCTTCGACCGTTCGCTCTCCTCCACCGGCATCCACACCCTGCTGAAGCAGATGGAGTCGGTCCGCGGCGGCTCCGGCAGCATCGCGCTCACCGCCCTCGGCGGAGCCGTCAACCGCGTCTCCCCCACAGCGACGGCCTTCGTGCACCGCCGTTCCCGCATGCTGGCCCAGTACATCGCCGCGTGGCGCGCCGGTACGACGGGTTCCACGGCCCAGGCGTGGCTGAAGTCGGCGCACGACGCGATGCGGCCGTACGCCTCGGGCGCCGCGTACCAGAACTACACCGACCCGACGCTGAGGGACTGGCGCAAGGCGTACTACGGGGACGCGGCGACGCGCCTGACGAAGCTGAAGAAGCAGTACGACCCGCAGGGCTTCTTCACGCACCCGCAAGCGCTGTAA
- a CDS encoding inorganic phosphate transporter translates to MDTFALVATIGVALFFTYTNGFHDSANAIATSVSTRALTPRAALLMAAVMNLGGAFLGSGVAKTVSEGLIQTPEGSKGMGILFAALVGAITWNLITWYFGLPSSSSHALFGGMVGAALAGGTTVYWHGVLEKIVIPMFVSPIVGLCAGYLVMTAIMWIFRRANPHKAKRGFRIAQTVSAAGMALGHGLQDAQKTMGIVVMALVIADVEDYGDPIPVWVKIVCAVMLSLGTYAGGWRIMRTLGRKIIELDPPQGFAAETTGASIMFTTAFLFKAPISTTHVITSAIMGVGATKRVNAVRWGVAKNIVLGWFITMPAAAAVAAAAFGVVHLAFL, encoded by the coding sequence ATGGACACCTTTGCGCTGGTCGCGACCATCGGAGTCGCGCTCTTCTTCACGTACACCAACGGCTTCCACGATTCCGCGAACGCGATCGCCACGTCCGTGTCGACGCGCGCGCTGACACCGCGGGCCGCGCTGCTGATGGCCGCGGTGATGAACCTCGGCGGCGCCTTCCTGGGTTCGGGCGTGGCCAAGACGGTCAGTGAGGGCCTGATCCAGACGCCCGAGGGCTCGAAGGGAATGGGCATCCTCTTCGCGGCCCTGGTGGGCGCGATCACCTGGAATCTCATCACCTGGTACTTCGGCCTGCCGTCCTCTTCCTCCCACGCCCTGTTCGGCGGCATGGTGGGAGCGGCCCTGGCCGGCGGAACGACGGTGTACTGGCACGGCGTCCTGGAGAAGATCGTCATCCCGATGTTCGTGTCACCGATCGTCGGCCTGTGCGCGGGCTACCTGGTGATGACGGCGATCATGTGGATCTTCCGACGCGCCAACCCGCACAAGGCGAAGCGGGGTTTCCGCATAGCGCAAACGGTCTCGGCCGCCGGCATGGCCCTCGGCCACGGCCTCCAGGACGCCCAGAAGACGATGGGCATCGTGGTGATGGCCCTGGTCATCGCCGACGTCGAGGACTACGGCGACCCGATCCCGGTGTGGGTCAAGATCGTGTGCGCCGTGATGCTGTCCCTCGGCACCTACGCGGGCGGCTGGCGCATCATGCGCACCCTGGGCCGCAAGATCATCGAACTGGACCCCCCGCAGGGCTTCGCCGCGGAGACGACCGGCGCGTCGATCATGTTCACCACGGCCTTCCTCTTCAAGGCCCCGATCTCCACGACCCACGTCATCACCTCCGCGATCATGGGCGTGGGCGCGACAAAGCGGGTGAACGCCGTGCGGTGGGGCGTGGCCAAGAACATCGTCCTGGGTTGGTTCATCACGATGCCTGCGGCGGCCGCGGTGGCGGCGGCGGCGTTCGGGGTTGTGCATCTGGCGTTCTTGTAG
- a CDS encoding DUF47 domain-containing protein, with protein MRFRLTPRETSFYDMFAASADNIVTGSKLLMELLGADTAGRAEIAERMRAAEHAGDDATHAIFHQLNSSFITPFDREDIYNLASCLDDIMDFMEEAVDLVVLYNVEELPKGVEQQIEVLARAAELTAEAMPNLRTMDNLTEYWIEVNRLENQADQIHRKLLAHLFNGKYDAIEVLKLKQIVDVLEEAADAFEHVANTVETIAVKES; from the coding sequence GTGCGATTTCGTCTGACCCCCCGGGAGACGAGCTTCTACGACATGTTCGCCGCGTCCGCGGACAACATCGTCACGGGCTCGAAACTCCTGATGGAACTGCTCGGGGCGGACACCGCCGGCCGGGCCGAGATCGCAGAGCGTATGCGGGCCGCGGAACACGCAGGTGACGACGCCACACACGCGATCTTCCACCAGCTGAACTCCTCGTTCATCACGCCGTTCGACCGCGAGGACATCTACAACCTCGCGTCCTGCCTCGACGACATCATGGACTTCATGGAGGAGGCCGTCGACCTCGTCGTCCTCTACAACGTCGAGGAACTGCCCAAGGGCGTCGAGCAGCAGATCGAGGTACTGGCGCGGGCCGCGGAGCTCACGGCCGAGGCCATGCCGAACCTGCGCACGATGGACAACCTCACCGAGTACTGGATCGAGGTCAACCGCCTCGAGAACCAGGCCGACCAGATACACCGCAAGCTCCTCGCCCACCTCTTCAACGGCAAGTACGACGCGATCGAGGTCCTCAAGCTCAAGCAGATCGTGGATGTGCTGGAGGAGGCGGCGGACGCCTTCGAGCACGTGGCGAACACGGTGGAGACCATCGCCGTCAAGGAGTCCTGA
- a CDS encoding metal-sensitive transcriptional regulator, translating to MTTTEADAGTPSEAEGTAAVVTDHDRGIHGYHKQKDEHLKRLRRIEGQIRGLQRMVDEDVYCIDILTQVSASTKALQSFALQLLEEHLRHCVADAALKGGAEIDAKVEEATKAIGRLLRT from the coding sequence ATGACGACCACCGAGGCCGACGCGGGCACGCCCTCCGAGGCGGAGGGCACAGCTGCCGTCGTGACCGACCACGACCGCGGCATCCACGGCTACCACAAGCAGAAGGACGAGCACCTCAAGCGCCTGCGCCGGATCGAGGGCCAGATCCGGGGTCTGCAGCGGATGGTCGACGAGGACGTCTACTGCATCGACATACTCACGCAGGTGTCCGCCTCCACCAAGGCCCTGCAGTCCTTCGCCCTGCAGTTGCTGGAGGAGCACCTCCGCCACTGCGTCGCCGACGCGGCCCTCAAGGGCGGTGCGGAGATCGACGCCAAGGTGGAAGAGGCGACGAAGGCCATCGGTCGGCTGCTGCGGACGTGA
- the pstB gene encoding phosphate ABC transporter ATP-binding protein PstB translates to MAKRIDVSGLNAYYGSFLAVEDISMTVEPRSVTAFIGPSGCGKSTFLRTLNRMHEVTPGGRVEGKVLLDDENLYGAGIDPVAVRREVGMVFQRPNPFPTMSVYDNVAAGLRLNGKYKKSQLDDVVEKSLKGANLWNEVKDRLNKPGSGLSGGQQQRLCIARAIAVEPNVLLMDEPCSALDPISTLAIEDLIGELKERFTIVIVTHNMQQAARVSDRTAFFNLAAVGQPGKLIEIDDTERIFSNPSVQATEDYISGRFG, encoded by the coding sequence ATGGCCAAGCGCATTGATGTCAGCGGCCTCAACGCCTACTACGGTTCCTTCCTGGCCGTCGAGGACATCTCGATGACCGTCGAGCCCCGTTCCGTCACCGCCTTCATCGGCCCCTCCGGCTGCGGCAAGTCCACCTTCCTGCGCACCCTCAACCGGATGCACGAGGTCACGCCGGGCGGCCGCGTCGAGGGCAAGGTGCTGCTCGACGACGAGAACCTCTACGGCGCCGGGATCGACCCGGTGGCCGTACGGCGTGAGGTCGGCATGGTCTTCCAGCGGCCGAACCCCTTCCCCACCATGTCCGTCTACGACAACGTGGCGGCCGGCCTGCGGCTCAACGGCAAGTACAAGAAGTCGCAGCTGGACGATGTCGTGGAGAAGTCCCTCAAGGGCGCGAACCTCTGGAACGAGGTGAAGGACCGCCTGAACAAGCCCGGCTCGGGCCTCTCCGGCGGCCAGCAGCAGCGCCTGTGCATCGCGCGGGCGATCGCGGTGGAGCCCAACGTCCTGCTGATGGACGAGCCCTGCTCGGCCCTGGACCCGATCTCCACGCTCGCCATCGAGGACCTGATCGGTGAGCTGAAGGAACGCTTCACGATCGTCATCGTGACGCACAACATGCAGCAGGCGGCGCGCGTCTCGGACCGCACGGCCTTCTTCAACCTCGCCGCCGTCGGCCAGCCCGGCAAGCTGATCGAGATAGACGACACGGAGCGCATCTTCTCCAACCCGTCGGTCCAGGCCACGGAGGACTACATCTCCGGCCGCTTCGGCTGA
- the pstA gene encoding phosphate ABC transporter permease PstA has product MSNATLSDNRPSSLKGATLPKWFAWAVAAGSIALGLGISAAAGLDSSIQWALIAAVLFIIGSYGISARVEGGRQAKDRIATSLIWVAFLLAVIPLASLIYETIKRGVKVLDGYFLSHSMGVVADTEPGGGIYHAILGTLEQVGIATVISVPIGVLTAIYLVEYGRGKLSKAITFFVDVMTGIPSIVAGLFILSLWIVILGMGYSGFAGSMALSILMLPVVVRSTEEMLKLVPNELREASLALGVPKWRTIIKVVLPTSIGGITTGVMLAVARITGETAPLLLLVWVTNFINSNPFQDPQGSLPVYIYLQFANSGGLGPAYDRAWAAALVLIAFIMILNLVARGIARWKAPKTGR; this is encoded by the coding sequence ATGAGCAACGCAACTCTCTCCGACAACCGCCCGAGCAGCCTCAAGGGCGCCACGCTGCCCAAGTGGTTCGCCTGGGCCGTCGCCGCGGGCTCGATCGCCCTCGGCCTCGGCATCAGCGCGGCCGCCGGGCTGGACAGCAGCATCCAGTGGGCCCTGATCGCCGCGGTGCTGTTCATCATCGGGTCGTACGGCATCTCCGCACGCGTCGAGGGCGGCCGGCAGGCCAAGGACCGGATCGCCACCAGCCTGATCTGGGTCGCGTTCCTGCTCGCCGTCATCCCGCTGGCCTCCCTCATCTACGAGACCATCAAGCGCGGTGTGAAGGTCCTCGACGGCTACTTCCTCAGCCACTCGATGGGTGTGGTCGCCGACACCGAGCCCGGCGGCGGCATCTACCACGCCATCCTCGGCACCCTGGAGCAGGTCGGCATCGCCACCGTGATCTCCGTGCCGATCGGCGTGCTGACCGCCATCTACCTGGTCGAGTACGGCCGCGGCAAGCTCTCCAAGGCCATCACCTTCTTCGTCGACGTCATGACGGGCATCCCGTCGATCGTCGCGGGTCTGTTCATCCTCAGCCTGTGGATCGTGATCCTGGGCATGGGCTACTCCGGCTTCGCCGGCTCGATGGCCCTGTCCATCCTGATGCTGCCGGTCGTCGTCCGCTCCACCGAGGAGATGCTCAAGCTCGTCCCGAACGAGCTGCGCGAGGCCTCACTGGCGCTGGGCGTGCCCAAGTGGCGCACCATCATCAAGGTGGTCCTGCCGACCTCCATCGGCGGTATCACCACGGGCGTGATGCTCGCGGTCGCCCGTATCACCGGCGAGACCGCTCCGCTGCTGCTGCTGGTGTGGGTGACGAACTTCATCAACTCCAACCCGTTCCAGGACCCGCAGGGTTCGCTGCCGGTTTACATCTACCTGCAGTTCGCGAACAGTGGTGGTCTGGGTCCGGCGTACGACCGTGCCTGGGCGGCGGCACTGGTACTCATCGCCTTCATCATGATCCTCAACCTGGTGGCCCGCGGTATCGCCCGCTGGAAGGCCCCCAAGACGGGCCGCTGA
- the pstC gene encoding phosphate ABC transporter permease subunit PstC, with protein sequence MDISTKSVTSPPAPEPPTTEQKRAARGATRPGDRVFLALSRGSGIFLLVVMAAIAVFLSLRAANAISKDEANFFTTFEWNPTGDPPVFGIAVLAFGTVVSSIIALAIAVPVSIGIALFITHYAPRKLGGPIAYVIDLLAAVPSIVYGLWGALVLVPNLDGLYGWLDEYLGWTGIFEWNGGAPRSMFTVGILLAIMILPIITNVSREVFRQVPQMHEEAALALGATRWEVIRMSVLPYGRSGVISASMLGLGRALGETMAVAMVLSPTFDINASLLDPGGGTFAQNIASKFNEATENGRDALIASGLVLFVITLLVNGTARIIIERRKEFSGANA encoded by the coding sequence ATGGATATATCAACGAAGAGCGTTACATCGCCCCCCGCTCCCGAGCCGCCCACGACCGAGCAGAAGCGTGCCGCCCGCGGCGCCACCCGCCCCGGAGACCGCGTCTTCCTCGCCCTCTCCCGCGGATCCGGCATCTTCCTGCTGGTGGTCATGGCGGCCATCGCCGTCTTCCTCAGCCTTCGCGCCGCCAACGCGATCAGCAAGGACGAGGCCAACTTCTTCACGACCTTCGAGTGGAACCCGACCGGCGACCCGCCGGTCTTCGGCATCGCCGTCCTGGCCTTCGGCACCGTCGTGTCGTCGATCATCGCGCTGGCCATCGCGGTTCCGGTCTCCATCGGCATCGCCCTGTTCATCACGCACTACGCCCCGCGCAAGCTCGGCGGCCCCATCGCGTACGTGATCGACCTGCTCGCCGCGGTGCCGTCCATCGTCTACGGCCTGTGGGGCGCCCTCGTCCTGGTCCCGAACCTGGACGGCCTGTACGGCTGGCTGGACGAGTACCTCGGCTGGACCGGCATCTTCGAGTGGAACGGCGGCGCCCCCCGCTCGATGTTCACCGTCGGCATCCTGCTCGCGATCATGATCCTGCCGATCATCACCAACGTGAGCCGCGAGGTCTTCCGCCAGGTCCCGCAGATGCACGAGGAGGCCGCGCTGGCCCTCGGTGCCACACGCTGGGAAGTCATCCGGATGTCGGTCCTCCCCTACGGCCGCTCCGGTGTCATCTCCGCGTCCATGCTGGGCCTCGGACGCGCGCTCGGCGAGACGATGGCGGTCGCCATGGTCCTGTCGCCGACCTTCGACATCAACGCCAGCCTGCTCGACCCGGGCGGCGGCACCTTCGCCCAGAACATCGCCAGCAAGTTCAACGAGGCCACCGAGAACGGCCGAGACGCGCTGATCGCGTCCGGTCTGGTGCTCTTCGTCATCACCCTGCTGGTCAATGGCACCGCCCGCATCATCATCGAGCGGCGCAAGGAGTTCTCGGGGGCCAACGCATGA
- the pstS gene encoding phosphate ABC transporter substrate-binding protein PstS: MKLQRKNRRALALGALAVSGALALTACGSDDTGNGGDSTAAAPTGNIDCGDASGQLQASGSSAQKNAVDAWVKQYTAACKSVQVNYNPTGSGAGITAFLQGQTAFAGSDSALDPEEVTESKKTACTNGGQAIDLPMVGGPIAVGYNVPGVDSLVLDSATLAKIFDSKITNWNDAAIKKLNPDAKLPNLKIQAFHRSDESGTTDNFTKYLAAAAANDWKYEPGKSWEAKGGQSASGSSGLAQQVTQTAGAISYFELSYAKGGMKTVKLDTGAGTPVEATLDNATKAIAAAKRVGTGKDMALELDYATKAEGAYPITLVTYEIVCDKGNKAETLPAVKSFLGYMASEDGQGVLTDADYAPMPTEIISEVRKTIEGLS; the protein is encoded by the coding sequence GTGAAGCTTCAGCGCAAGAACCGGCGGGCACTCGCTCTCGGCGCTCTCGCCGTCTCCGGCGCCCTGGCCCTCACGGCGTGCGGCTCCGACGACACCGGCAACGGCGGCGACTCCACCGCCGCCGCGCCCACCGGCAACATCGACTGTGGCGACGCCAGCGGCCAGCTGCAGGCTTCCGGCTCCTCCGCGCAGAAGAACGCGGTCGACGCCTGGGTCAAGCAGTACACCGCGGCGTGCAAGAGCGTGCAGGTCAACTACAACCCGACCGGTTCGGGTGCGGGCATCACCGCGTTCCTCCAGGGTCAGACCGCGTTCGCCGGTTCGGACTCCGCGCTGGACCCGGAGGAGGTCACCGAGTCCAAGAAGACCGCCTGCACCAACGGCGGCCAGGCCATCGACCTGCCGATGGTCGGCGGCCCGATCGCGGTCGGCTACAACGTCCCGGGCGTCGACAGCCTCGTCCTGGACTCCGCCACCCTCGCCAAGATCTTCGACAGCAAGATCACCAACTGGAACGACGCGGCCATCAAGAAGCTGAACCCCGACGCGAAGCTTCCCAACCTCAAGATCCAGGCGTTCCACCGCTCGGACGAGTCCGGCACCACGGACAACTTCACCAAGTACCTGGCCGCCGCGGCTGCCAACGACTGGAAGTACGAGCCGGGCAAGTCCTGGGAGGCCAAGGGCGGCCAGTCCGCCTCCGGCTCCTCCGGCCTGGCGCAGCAGGTGACGCAGACCGCGGGTGCGATCTCCTACTTCGAGCTGTCCTACGCCAAGGGCGGCATGAAGACGGTCAAGCTGGACACGGGCGCCGGCACGCCGGTCGAGGCCACCCTCGACAACGCCACCAAGGCCATCGCCGCCGCCAAGCGCGTCGGCACCGGCAAGGACATGGCTCTTGAGCTGGACTACGCGACCAAGGCCGAGGGCGCGTACCCGATCACGCTGGTCACGTACGAGATCGTCTGCGACAAGGGCAACAAGGCCGAGACCCTGCCCGCCGTCAAGTCCTTCCTCGGCTACATGGCGTCCGAGGACGGCCAGGGCGTGCTGACCGACGCCGACTACGCCCCGATGCCCACCGAGATCATCTCCGAGGTCCGCAAGACCATCGAGGGCCTGAGCTGA
- a CDS encoding NUDIX hydrolase yields MTHAKDLTTVHAAGCVLWRRSPVAGGLEICLVHRPKYDDWSHPKGKLKRGEAPLDGALREVAEETGHRARPGAELPTLRYLANGRPKEVRYWAAEAGPGTFTPTDEVDRLLWLSPTAARSRLTQPRDRDLVDALLRSLRLA; encoded by the coding sequence GTGACTCACGCGAAGGACCTCACCACCGTCCACGCGGCGGGCTGCGTCCTGTGGCGCCGTTCGCCGGTAGCGGGTGGGCTGGAGATATGCCTGGTCCATCGGCCGAAATACGACGACTGGTCCCACCCCAAGGGCAAGCTGAAGCGCGGCGAGGCCCCGCTCGACGGTGCCCTGCGCGAGGTCGCGGAGGAGACGGGTCACCGCGCTCGGCCGGGTGCCGAGCTGCCGACCCTGCGCTACCTGGCGAACGGCCGACCCAAGGAGGTCCGCTACTGGGCGGCCGAGGCCGGCCCCGGCACCTTCACCCCGACCGACGAGGTGGACCGCCTGCTGTGGCTCTCCCCCACGGCCGCGCGGAGCCGCCTGACCCAGCCGAGGGACCGCGACCTCGTGGACGCCCTGCTGCGGTCGCTGCGCCTGGCATAG
- a CDS encoding CHAD domain-containing protein produces MAQQHLDPTDPTAGTVTGDALAGYLRAQATEFLRALRQHRETGGGDGGAPARAKPRAGDNGSEQSVDAARALRRSARRISASLHTFRPLLDADWSEAIRPELAWLSGTLAMEHAYAARLERLLLALHRLSGAAVLPTQPGAVGVQGAGAGGVSGAGAENGATEAAAGSRTNGAAGSRAAGAAPVPQKAAPGTAGLPTHPAATPERGNLTVGAAKAGALLDRQLTLARTRAHSTALQALGSSRFHAVADNIALLASEVPLTPAAATADLRPLAAAAEERLSDAVTALPLVTAGHPYNATALIHGLSPDPSPHPQDAPWHQVRLLLRLHRYAREVLHGDSTRVDVRLLTAGQALNRHRDASEAAAAAAQAARTPRIAPATAYALGVLHADQRHEVEAARFAFQQSWQIQTVGAP; encoded by the coding sequence GTGGCACAGCAACACCTTGATCCGACGGACCCCACGGCCGGGACCGTGACCGGGGACGCCCTCGCGGGCTACCTGCGTGCCCAGGCCACGGAGTTCCTCCGAGCCCTGCGCCAGCACCGGGAGACCGGCGGCGGCGACGGGGGTGCCCCCGCCCGAGCGAAGCCGAGAGCGGGGGACAACGGCTCGGAGCAGTCCGTCGACGCGGCCCGGGCCCTGCGCCGCTCGGCCCGCCGTATCAGCGCCAGCCTGCACACGTTCCGCCCCTTGCTGGACGCCGACTGGTCGGAGGCCATCCGCCCCGAACTGGCCTGGCTCTCGGGAACGCTGGCGATGGAACACGCCTACGCGGCCCGCCTGGAACGCCTGCTGCTGGCGCTGCACCGGTTGTCGGGAGCGGCGGTGCTGCCGACGCAGCCGGGGGCGGTCGGTGTGCAGGGCGCGGGTGCGGGCGGCGTGTCCGGCGCGGGTGCGGAGAACGGCGCGACCGAGGCAGCCGCGGGCAGCCGTACGAACGGAGCCGCGGGCAGTCGTGCCGCTGGGGCGGCGCCCGTCCCACAGAAAGCGGCACCCGGCACCGCCGGCCTCCCCACTCACCCGGCGGCCACCCCGGAGCGCGGCAACCTCACCGTCGGTGCGGCCAAAGCAGGCGCCCTGCTCGATCGCCAGCTCACCCTCGCCCGCACCCGGGCTCACTCCACCGCCCTCCAGGCCCTCGGCTCCTCCCGCTTTCACGCGGTAGCCGACAACATCGCCTTACTGGCCAGCGAGGTCCCCCTCACCCCCGCCGCGGCCACCGCCGACCTGCGCCCCCTCGCGGCCGCCGCCGAGGAACGCCTCAGCGACGCGGTGACGGCGCTGCCCCTGGTGACCGCGGGCCACCCCTACAACGCGACGGCCCTGATCCACGGCCTGTCCCCGGACCCGTCCCCGCACCCGCAGGACGCGCCCTGGCACCAGGTCCGGCTGCTGCTGCGCCTGCACCGCTACGCCCGCGAGGTCCTCCACGGCGACAGCACCCGGGTGGACGTACGGCTGCTGACGGCCGGCCAGGCCCTCAACCGGCACCGTGACGCCTCCGAGGCGGCGGCCGCCGCGGCCCAGGCGGCCCGCACCCCGCGGATCGCCCCGGCGACGGCCTACGCCCTCGGTGTGCTCCACGCCGACCAGCGGCACGAGGTGGAGGCGGCGCGGTTCGCGTTCCAGCAGTCCTGGCAGATCCAGACGGTGGGCGCGCCCTGA